The genomic stretch TCGAGGCGCTCGGCACCGCGCCCGTGCGCGGACGCGCCTTCGAGCCGGCCGACCTGAAGGAGAGCCGTCCGGTCGCGATCGTGAACGAGAGTTTCGTGCGCGCGTTCCTGCGCGAACGCGAGCCGCTCGGCACCAAGCTCGTTTCCACCAAGTACGAAGACGTGTCGTTCACGATCGTCGGCGTCGTACCGGATCTCTCGATGAACGGGACCGGTGTGAACACGAAGGAGCGCGCCGGCATTTACGTGCCGGCCAACTTCGCGCGAGACCGTTTCTTCACCGTCGTCCTCGCCGCCCGCTCCGGCGACGCCGCTCGCCTCGCGCCGCTGCTGCGCGAGACGGTGCGCGAACTCGACCCCGACCTCCCGTTGTATTGGGTCCAGACCTACGCCGCCGCGATCGACAAGTCCCTCGCCACGATCCGCGTGATGACCTCGATGTTCGTGGCCTTCGGCATCGCGGCGGTGTTCCTCGCCGCGATCGGCATTTACGGAGTCGCGGCGTTCGTGGTCACCCAACGCACGCCGGAGATCGGGATTCGCATGGCGCTCGGCGCGACCCCGAAGAGCGTGGTCGGGCTGTTCGCTCGACAAGGCGCTTGGCAACTGGTCGTGGGGCTGGCTTGCGGAGCCCTGCTCGCAGTCGGCCTCGACGTCGCCATACGCCGCGATTTCGCCGCCACGGCCGATGCAGGAGCGCCGCTGTTCGCGGTCGTGGCGCTCGTCATGGCCTTCGTGGTGTTGTGCGCCTCGATCCAACCCGCGCGCCGCGCCGTCCGCCTCTCGCCCCTCGAAGCCATGCGCCAAGACTGACGTCCGCCCACGCCGGGGGGCGGTCACTCGCCCGGCGCACTCGGGGCGGCCCGCAGCGCCGCCTGCGTCTTCTTCGGCAGTTTTGCCACCACGAGATCGTAACTGCGGCGGATGCGGCGCTCCAACTCCTCGGGCGACAACGCCAAGAAGTCGCTCACGCGCACCCAGTGGCGCTTCGCGCAATACGGCGCCTGAGCGATCCCCTCGATCTCCACCAGCCCGTCGAACTCCTCCGGGGTGCACTTGAAGACCACCCCGTCGAGCGTCTCCGCCTCCAGCGCGAGGATGAGGAACATCTTGCCGGCGACCTTGAAGACGAGGCACTCCCCCCACTGCTTCACCCACGTGACGTGCGGCAACGAGAGCGCATACTTACGCAGGACTTGAAGGCGCATGTCTCGATGCTGCGTGGCCACCGCGAGCGCGGCAAGTCCCCCGGCACACGCCGTCGACTTGCTCGCAGGACGAACCGATGCTTCGGTCCCCTTCCGAATCCGCGCGGCCGAAGTCGACGTAGAACTCTTCGTCCGCAGTCCTCCGTCCCGACCCATCGATCCGTTCTCGTGAAAACTCGTTCCATACTCGGCCTCGTCTTGGCGAGCCTCCTCGTGGCTCTGGCCGCGCGCGCCGCCGACTCCGATCCGGTGCCGGAAGAGGCGAAGCCCAAAATCGCCTTCGTGATCGCCGAGAGCCTGGGCGGCCGCACGAACGCGGTCGACGACTACGTCCGCCTCGAAGCGGCGCTGAAGAAGCTCGCCAAAGAGCGCAAATGGCCGGTCGAGGTCGTGATCGAGCGCTTCGCCGCCAACGTGCCGGACTACGAGAACGAGGTGACGATCTTCACCCAACCGGTCCGCCAAGAAATCCCCGGCGAATACGTGCTCCGTGGCTGGACCACCCTCGTCGTCGCCGGCAAGAAATTCGATTTCGGAATCCTCCGAGGCGAATACCGACCCTACCCCGGCGAGCAGATCGATCAGGCACTCGAGAAACTCTTCCGCGAGTTCGCCCTCGAGGTCGGCGACCGGATCGAAATGGCCGTCCCGTTCGTCCGCCGGGAAGGCGCCGGCCGCAAACCCTGAACCTCCCGCGTCTCCGGACCATGTCGACGAAGGAGAGCGAAGTAGACGAAGACGTCCGGCTCCTCACGGCCGTCGCCGCAGGCGATCGCGCCGCGTTTCGCGACTTGTACGCTCGTTTCAGTTCTCCGCTCTACGCCCTCGCCGTGCGCCTCCTCGGCGATCCGTCCGACGCCGAAGAGGCCCTGCAGGACACCTTCGTGAAGATCGCCAAGAGCGCCCCTCACTACGACTCCCGCAAGTCGCGCCCCTTCACCTGGGCCGTGACGATCCTCCGCCGCACCTGCATCGACCTCATCCGCAAGAACCGTCGCGCTCCTCTACGCGAGCCGCTGCCCGTCGACGACGACGCGCATCCCGCCTTCGCCCTGCCCGAAACGGCGCGCCAGACCGCCGAAATGCACGACACCGCCGCGCTCGTCCACGCCGGCCTCGCCCACGTCGCCCAACCCCAACGCTCCGCCCTCGAGCTCGCCCTCTTCTCCACCCTCACGCAGTCCGAAATCGCCACCCGCCTCTCCCTGCCCGTCGGCACGGTCAAGACGTGGGTCCGGCGCGGCCTGCTGGACCTTCGCAAGACCCTCAAAGCCTCGACGCCATGACTCACGAAACCGAGGAACTCGCCTGCCTCTACGTCCTCGACCAACTCGACGACGACGAACGCGCCCGTTTCGAAGCGCGCCTCCTGCGCGAGCCCGAGCTTGCCGCGTTCGTCCGCAGCCTCGACCCGCTCCTCGCCGGCGGCATCGATTCCCTGCCACGCCTCGAACCTCCGGCCGGGACCCTCGACCGCATCGAAGCCCGTCTCGACTGGATGCGCCTCGGCGAACGCGCCGCGGAGGCCCGCGCTCGACCCGCCTCGCGGCGACGTTTCGACTGGTCGATCTTCGCGCGTTGGGGCCTCGCCTCCGTCATCGCCGTCAGCCTCGCCACGCTCGCCGTCCAGAGCGTCCGCAACGGCTCCAACGGCGCGCCCGTGGTCGTCTTCGTCGGGCTCGACCAAGATCGCAACACCATCGCCGAAGTCCCACTACAAACCAACGACACCGGCACCGACCCCGACGCGCGCTTCATCCAACTCGCACTTCTCGCTCAGGACTTTTGGAGGAAACCCGCCGCGCGCCCCGTCGCCGCCCGCTCCGTCGGAGACCGCGCCTACGCCCTCTTCGACCCCACCAGCCGGCAAGGCTTCATCGCCGTAGAACAACTCCCGCCCGCTCCCGGCGGTTCCCGGTATCATCTCTGGGTCCTCTGCACCGAATCCCGCACCCCCATCGACGCCGGCGAGCTGCCCTTGGACGACGCGAACCGCGGCTTCTACTCCTTCTCTCTCGCCCCGGAAAAATCCCCCGCCTCCGACCGCCTCGAGTTCTTCATCACCGTAGAACCCGCCGGCCAACCGACCCCCGCCCCGCGCCCCCAAGGCAAAGTCGTCCTCGGGAGGACGAGCATTTGATCGCGACTGGAGACCGTGCTCGGGCCGGCTCGCCTTCGAGACCGTATCCGCATGCGGACGACGCCGGCCCGATGTCGCCGTCTTCGTGATCGTTGATCGCGCTCACTCCTGAGGAGCCGTGTTCGAAACCGCACGGACCTCTTCTTCGAGCGTGACGTAGTCCGGTTTGCCGGAGCCGAGGACGGGGAGTTTCTTGCGGAAGACGAGGGCGCGCGGGAGGGTGAGTTCGGGGATGCCGCGTTCGCGGGCGACGGCGAGGAGGTCGGTGCGCTTCGGGTCGGGATGTTCGGTGACGAGGACGATCTCCTCGCCCTTCTGAGGATGCGGGCGCACGACGGCGGCGTGCAAGGCCTGCGGCCACGTGGCCGAGGCGAGTTCCTCCACGGCGGTGAGCGAGACCATCTCGCCGCCGATCTTGGCGAAA from Opitutales bacterium ASA1 encodes the following:
- a CDS encoding MmcQ/YjbR family DNA-binding protein; this encodes MRLQVLRKYALSLPHVTWVKQWGECLVFKVAGKMFLILALEAETLDGVVFKCTPEEFDGLVEIEGIAQAPYCAKRHWVRVSDFLALSPEELERRIRRSYDLVVAKLPKKTQAALRAAPSAPGE
- a CDS encoding sigma-70 family RNA polymerase sigma factor; protein product: MYARFSSPLYALAVRLLGDPSDAEEALQDTFVKIAKSAPHYDSRKSRPFTWAVTILRRTCIDLIRKNRRAPLREPLPVDDDAHPAFALPETARQTAEMHDTAALVHAGLAHVAQPQRSALELALFSTLTQSEIATRLSLPVGTVKTWVRRGLLDLRKTLKASTP